Proteins encoded together in one Columba livia isolate bColLiv1 breed racing homer chromosome 3, bColLiv1.pat.W.v2, whole genome shotgun sequence window:
- the LOC110364792 gene encoding uncharacterized protein LOC110364792 isoform X1 yields MGEWQLTLLTFIVLLTVWVLCNILLPRTITSLGIMGVSIYMARWANTTKVKGTCVSKSPQSSSGTDPMGEQPCPRAAPGSAAAPGQGSPSQPEPCEGEEVSAESSRSGQCIPRQGELWRSSCDGEAASAGELPQDTQDKGPGGRSCADSSSELPRNRHSIGNMEELSRSLMDSLDMTKVCHDLMEEPKATSLKSTTPALCKSKSREYLVCLQCRRCVTSGCPHCSEPEEQQDLPVLVVIPHGYYLVVAKGQVVEMKLELKFELVISGKPVYTWEKDQLLSKTDPETCHMDRNKPISLWGSKSSKAPHPVLRTPQGQMGLDGQDMRASPGQQSWTERSDADSADLQPAGQGGSLPSAVSTRSRSPGDSETSQMSCPFLSAQGTPEGQIGLAEKDTWAALDLQPGGQGEFLPSVLPTYLWPSWAQPPCPVAQERLRRAGLEPLPAVGFRGLEPGHSVQQGIWRSWATVKRRVRAALDYLCIAGSSEPTDTVEWEQMVRLDLQRRADALLYKTEVVA; encoded by the exons atgggggaatGGCAGCTGACCCTGCTCACCTTCATTGTACTCCTGACTGTCTGGGTCCTGTGCAACATCCTGCTGCCCCGCACCATCACCTCGTTGGGCATCATGGGTGTGAGCATCTACATGGCCCGTTGGGCCAACACCACCAAGGTGAAG GGCACCTGTGTGAGCAAGAGCCCGCAGAGCAGCAGCGGGACGGACCCCATGGGGGAGCAGCCCTGTCCCAGAGCTGCCCCGGGCTCTGCTGCGGCTCCCGGCCAAGGGAGCCCATCGCAGCCGGAGCCCTGTGAAGGCGAGGAGGTGTCTGCAGAGAGCTCCAGGTCTGG CCAGTGCATTCCCCGGCAAGGAGAATTGTGGAGAAGCAGCTGCGATGGGGAAGCAGCCTCTGCAGGGGAGCTCCCTCAGGACACACAAGACAAGGGTCCAGGTGGACGTTCCTGTGCCGACAGCAGCTCGGAGCTCCCCAGGAACCGGCACTCCATCGGCAACATGGAGGAGCTCAGCAGATCCCTCATGGACTCCCTGGACATGACCAAAGTCTGCCACGACCTGATGGAGGAGCCAAAGGCAACATCTCTGAAGAGCACGACTCCAGCCTTGTGCAAATCCAAGAGCAGAGAATATCTGGTCTGCCTGCAGTGCCGTCGATGCGTCACCAGCGGCTGCCCGCACTGCAGCGAGCCCGAGGAACAACAGGACCTGCCCGTGCTGGTCGTCATTCCCCACGGCTACTACCTGGTGGTGGCCAAGGGGCAAGTGGTGGAGATGAAGCTGGAACTGAAATTTGAGCTGGTCATCAGTGGGAAGCCAGTCTACACATGGGAGAAAGACCAGCTGCTCAGCAAAACAGACCCTGAGACGTGCCACATGGACCGCAACAAGCCCATAAGCCTTTGGGGCAGCAAAAGCTCGAAAGCCCCGCACCCTGTCCTCAGGACACCGCAGGGACAGATGGGACTGGATGGGCAGGACATGAGGGCGTCTCCTGGGCAGCAGTCTTGGACAGAACGCAGCGATGCCGACAGCGCAGACCTGCAGCCGGCTGGGCAGGGGGGGTCTCTCCCCAGTGCGGTCTCCACGCGGTCcaggagccctggggacagtgaGACCTCGCAGATGTCGTGTCCATTCCTCAGCGCCCAGGGGACACCAGAGGGACAGATAGGACTGGCCGAGAAGGACACATGGGCTGCTCTGGACCTGCAGCCGGGTGGGCAGGGCGAGTTTCTACCCAGCGTGCTTCCCACGTATCTCTGGCCCTCATGGGCACAGCCCCCCTGCCCTGTGGCCCAGGAGCGGCTGCGTAGGGCCGGGCTGGAGCCGCTGCCAGCAGTGGGGTTCAGGGGCTTGGAGCCGGGGCACAGTGTGCAGCAGGGCATCTGGCGCTCCTGGGCCACCGTGAAAAGAAGAGTCAGGGCCGCACTGGACTATCTGTGCATCGCTGGGAGCTCGGAACCCACCGACACCGTGGAGTGGGAGCAGATGGTGCGACTGGATCTCCAGCGCAGGGCTGACGCGCTCTTGTACAAGACGGAGGTGGTGGCGTAg
- the DRC1 gene encoding dynein regulatory complex protein 1 isoform X2, which produces MVTNIQVAADLRETQRRAEEAELKLRRLERLEKEAKSGTARFAEITSRWALATERTIPQELWQLLDWQQQRCTRLLEQKNQLISDLQQELKNKDEQYVQAIKQQSDDINLLLERMEEQIRTMLKTYRHKLLQIEKAFELERRELLDSNKKKWEEAIQAHNTQELEYIHTRLRKVEEFEKQLKQLLLQDEEEYNSMKIQLEIEVQNLEKQLQQMKAAYQLTQEKLDFNLQVLRKQDEENAIIRSQQKRKINRLYTIFSNLRTKLAKQEQQFREEGQSLTTHCERIMAKCKVVQRKMRHFALSDSEKFTEVWLMNEEEAKGLMRKALDADFVIHTQQLGLHWEEPHYWFLNNVGPLGCYKAKRRATELAAQILTESSADRQEEEEREKEMEKVGSEGGGKENTMKAEDKVAPLRNICKKTAKRILELVSDESGFLLEGKQLRLLQALGRDDRILMKLDSIFGALGIDSEDDLHQLLDFFLQYKAREVTVRQSQGSPGGDVTDPAEDREHGGSSPQRDELKPPQSPPASLPSASIRTDDVLRILNAFMRDFNKPREKDESPKDVLPERDSSRDEEYWAALAHVIPQPVLKLWDALAAALEEYYNVLTSRATLLAETSVLQQQNSELCVLLEEYVSSRVNSELLCPPTKWMDLSLACPREAQRAPKAKAEML; this is translated from the exons ATGGTGACAAACATCCAGGTGGCTGCTGACCTGCGGGAAACgcagaggagagcagaggaggCAGAGCTGAAGCTGCGGAG gctggagaggctggagaaggaAGCCAAGTCTGGCACGGCCAGGTTTGCGGAGATCACCTCCAGGTGGGCCCTGGCCACGGAGCGGACGATCCCGCAGGagctgtggcagctgctggactggcagcagcagcgatgCACGCGGCTTCTGGAGCAGAAGAACCAGCTCATCAGTGACCTGCAGCAG gagctgaaaaacaaagacGAGCAGTATGTCCAGGCCATTAAGCAGCAGTCGGATGATATCAACCTGCTTTTGGAAAGAATGGAGGAGCAGATCAGGACCATGCTGAAAACTTACCGACACAAACTCCTGCAGATTGAG AAAGCTTTTGAGCTCGAACGGCGAGAGCTGCTGGACAGCAACAAGAAGAAGTGGGAGGAAGCCATCCAGGCCCACAACACACAGGAG CTGGAATACATCCATACCCGCCTGAGGAAGGTGGAAGAGTTTGAGAAAcagctgaagcagctgctgctgcaggatgaggaggagTATAACAGCATGAAGATCCAGCTGGAGATTGAAGTGCAG AACCTGGAGAAGCAGCTCCAACAGATGAAAGCCGCCTACCAGCTGACCCAGGAGAAGCTGGACTTCAACCTCCAGGTGCTTAGAAAGCAGGACGAGGAGAACGCCATCATCAGAAGCCAGCAGAAGAGGAAGATCAACCG GCTCTACACCATCTTCAGTAACCTGCGAACAAAACTGGCCAAACAAGAGCAGCAGTTCCGAGAGGAGGGACAGAGCCTGACCACCCACTGCGAGCGCATCATGGCAAAGTGCAAGGTGGTGCAGAGGAAGATGAG GCACTTTGCTCTCAGCGACAGTGAGAAGTTCACAGAGGTCTGGCTCATGAATGAGGAAGAAGCCAAAGGGCTGATGCGCAAAGCCCTGGATGCAGATTTTGTCATTCACACCCAGCAACTGGGGCTGCACTGGGAAGAGCCTCATTACTGGTTCCTGAACAACGTCGGCCCCCTCGGGTGTTACAAAGCGAAGAGGAGGGCGACCGAGCTGGCTGCGCAGATCCTGACAG AGAGCAGCGCTGACagacaggaggaggaagagagagagaaggagatggAAAAAGTGGGcagtgaaggaggaggaaaagaaaacacaatgaaGGCTGAGGATAAAGTCGCACCTCTGCGAAATATCTGCAAGAAAACTGCCAAGAGGATCCTGGAGCTCGTGAGCGACGAGTCG GGTTTCCTGCTGGAGGGCAAGCAGCTGAGGCTCCTGCAAGCGCTGGGGAGGGACGACCGCATCCTCATGAAGCTCGACTCCATCTTTGGG gcccTCGGGATTGACAGTGAGGATGACCTGCACCAGCTGTTGGATTTTTTCCTGCAGTACAAAGCCCGGGAGGTGACTGTCAGGCAG agccagggcagcccgGGAGGAGATGTCACGGATCCAGCTGAGGACAGGGAGCACGGTGGATCCAGCCCCCAGAGGGACGAGCTCAAACCGCCTCAGAGCCCGCCGGCCTCCCTTCCATCTGCGTCCATCCGCACCGATGATGTCCTAAGGATCCTGAACGCATTTATGCGGGATTTTAACAAGCCGAG ggagaAGGACGAATCCCCGAAGGATGTGCTACCAGAACGGGACAGCTCCAGGGACGAGGAGTACTGGGCAGCGCTGGCACACGTTATCCCGCAGCCCGTGTTGAAGCTGTGGGATGCGCTGGCGGCCGCACTGGAGGAATATTA CAATGTCCTGACGTCCCGGGCCACCCTCCTGGCCGAAACATCcgtcctgcagcagcagaactcGGAGCTGTGCGTGCTGCTGGAGGAGTACGTCAGCTCCAGG GTGAACAGCGAGCTGCTCTGCCCCCCCACAAAGTGGATGGACTTGAGCTTGGCCTGTCCCAGGGAAGCGCAGCGAGCACCCAAGGCCAAGGCAGAGATGTTGTAG
- the LOC110364792 gene encoding uncharacterized protein LOC110364792 isoform X2 has protein sequence MSPLHHKRGPYLSGFRGGSGVTLTAREPVGKRASEMGKCVENTSEMEGEAKAQRPQRRFWHCVRDMGEWQLTLLTFIVLLTVWVLCNILLPRTITSLGIMGVSIYMARWANTTKVKGTCVSKSPQSSSGTDPMGEQPCPRAAPGSAAAPGQGSPSQPEPCEGEEVSAESSRSGQCIPRQGELWRSSCDGEAASAGELPQDTQDKGPGGRSCADSSSELPRNRHSIGNMEELSRSLMDSLDMTKVCHDLMEEPKATSLKSTTPALCKSKSREYLVCLQCRRCVTSGCPHCSEPEEQQDLPVLVVIPHGYYLVVAKGQVVEMKLELKFELVISGKPVYTWEKDQLLSKTDPETCHMDRNKPISLWGSKSSKAPHPVLRTPQGQMGLDGQDMRASPGQQSWTERSDADSADLQPAGQGGSLPSAVSTRSRSPGDSETSQMSCPFLSAQGTPEGQIGLAEKDTWAALDLQPGGQGEFLPSVLPTYLWPSWAQPPCPVAQERLRRAGLEPLPAVGFRGLEPGHSVQQGIWRSWATVKRRVRAALDYLCIAGSSEPTDTVEWEQMVRLDLQRRADALLYKTEVVA, from the exons ATGTCACCGTTGCATCACAAACGTGGCCCTTATTTAAGCGGGTTTCGGGGAGGCTCAGGTGTCACTTTGACTGCGCGCGAGCCAGTGGGCAAGCGAGCAAGCGAGATGGGCAAGTGTGTGGAAAACACATCAGAGATGGAAGGAGAAGCAAAGGCGCAG AGACCCCAGAGGAGATTCTGGCACTGcgtcagggacatgggggaatGGCAGCTGACCCTGCTCACCTTCATTGTACTCCTGACTGTCTGGGTCCTGTGCAACATCCTGCTGCCCCGCACCATCACCTCGTTGGGCATCATGGGTGTGAGCATCTACATGGCCCGTTGGGCCAACACCACCAAGGTGAAG GGCACCTGTGTGAGCAAGAGCCCGCAGAGCAGCAGCGGGACGGACCCCATGGGGGAGCAGCCCTGTCCCAGAGCTGCCCCGGGCTCTGCTGCGGCTCCCGGCCAAGGGAGCCCATCGCAGCCGGAGCCCTGTGAAGGCGAGGAGGTGTCTGCAGAGAGCTCCAGGTCTGG CCAGTGCATTCCCCGGCAAGGAGAATTGTGGAGAAGCAGCTGCGATGGGGAAGCAGCCTCTGCAGGGGAGCTCCCTCAGGACACACAAGACAAGGGTCCAGGTGGACGTTCCTGTGCCGACAGCAGCTCGGAGCTCCCCAGGAACCGGCACTCCATCGGCAACATGGAGGAGCTCAGCAGATCCCTCATGGACTCCCTGGACATGACCAAAGTCTGCCACGACCTGATGGAGGAGCCAAAGGCAACATCTCTGAAGAGCACGACTCCAGCCTTGTGCAAATCCAAGAGCAGAGAATATCTGGTCTGCCTGCAGTGCCGTCGATGCGTCACCAGCGGCTGCCCGCACTGCAGCGAGCCCGAGGAACAACAGGACCTGCCCGTGCTGGTCGTCATTCCCCACGGCTACTACCTGGTGGTGGCCAAGGGGCAAGTGGTGGAGATGAAGCTGGAACTGAAATTTGAGCTGGTCATCAGTGGGAAGCCAGTCTACACATGGGAGAAAGACCAGCTGCTCAGCAAAACAGACCCTGAGACGTGCCACATGGACCGCAACAAGCCCATAAGCCTTTGGGGCAGCAAAAGCTCGAAAGCCCCGCACCCTGTCCTCAGGACACCGCAGGGACAGATGGGACTGGATGGGCAGGACATGAGGGCGTCTCCTGGGCAGCAGTCTTGGACAGAACGCAGCGATGCCGACAGCGCAGACCTGCAGCCGGCTGGGCAGGGGGGGTCTCTCCCCAGTGCGGTCTCCACGCGGTCcaggagccctggggacagtgaGACCTCGCAGATGTCGTGTCCATTCCTCAGCGCCCAGGGGACACCAGAGGGACAGATAGGACTGGCCGAGAAGGACACATGGGCTGCTCTGGACCTGCAGCCGGGTGGGCAGGGCGAGTTTCTACCCAGCGTGCTTCCCACGTATCTCTGGCCCTCATGGGCACAGCCCCCCTGCCCTGTGGCCCAGGAGCGGCTGCGTAGGGCCGGGCTGGAGCCGCTGCCAGCAGTGGGGTTCAGGGGCTTGGAGCCGGGGCACAGTGTGCAGCAGGGCATCTGGCGCTCCTGGGCCACCGTGAAAAGAAGAGTCAGGGCCGCACTGGACTATCTGTGCATCGCTGGGAGCTCGGAACCCACCGACACCGTGGAGTGGGAGCAGATGGTGCGACTGGATCTCCAGCGCAGGGCTGACGCGCTCTTGTACAAGACGGAGGTGGTGGCGTAg
- the DRC1 gene encoding dynein regulatory complex protein 1 isoform X1, whose protein sequence is MSRAAGAGAGWRAPGPAPSDPGPQERIAARRRRMSARLDAKRRAALGEDAEPKAVEEEEQRRSHKEIEESGQRLAKLLFEGTQMVTNIQVAADLRETQRRAEEAELKLRRLERLEKEAKSGTARFAEITSRWALATERTIPQELWQLLDWQQQRCTRLLEQKNQLISDLQQELKNKDEQYVQAIKQQSDDINLLLERMEEQIRTMLKTYRHKLLQIEKAFELERRELLDSNKKKWEEAIQAHNTQELEYIHTRLRKVEEFEKQLKQLLLQDEEEYNSMKIQLEIEVQNLEKQLQQMKAAYQLTQEKLDFNLQVLRKQDEENAIIRSQQKRKINRLYTIFSNLRTKLAKQEQQFREEGQSLTTHCERIMAKCKVVQRKMRHFALSDSEKFTEVWLMNEEEAKGLMRKALDADFVIHTQQLGLHWEEPHYWFLNNVGPLGCYKAKRRATELAAQILTESSADRQEEEEREKEMEKVGSEGGGKENTMKAEDKVAPLRNICKKTAKRILELVSDESGFLLEGKQLRLLQALGRDDRILMKLDSIFGALGIDSEDDLHQLLDFFLQYKAREVTVRQSQGSPGGDVTDPAEDREHGGSSPQRDELKPPQSPPASLPSASIRTDDVLRILNAFMRDFNKPREKDESPKDVLPERDSSRDEEYWAALAHVIPQPVLKLWDALAAALEEYYNVLTSRATLLAETSVLQQQNSELCVLLEEYVSSRVNSELLCPPTKWMDLSLACPREAQRAPKAKAEML, encoded by the exons ATGAGCCGGGCAGCGGGCGCGGGTGCGGGATGGCGGGCACCGGGCCCGGCCCCCAGCGACCCCGGGCCCCAGGAGCGCatcgccgcccgccgccgccgcatGTCTGCCCGCCTTGATGCCAAGCGCCG GGCGGCCCTTGGAGAAGATGCGGAGCCCAAGGCGgttgaggaggaagagcagagaaggaGCCATAAGGAGATAGAGGAGAGCGGGCAG AGGCTGGCCAAGCTGCTCTTTGAAGGCACGCAGATGGTGACAAACATCCAGGTGGCTGCTGACCTGCGGGAAACgcagaggagagcagaggaggCAGAGCTGAAGCTGCGGAG gctggagaggctggagaaggaAGCCAAGTCTGGCACGGCCAGGTTTGCGGAGATCACCTCCAGGTGGGCCCTGGCCACGGAGCGGACGATCCCGCAGGagctgtggcagctgctggactggcagcagcagcgatgCACGCGGCTTCTGGAGCAGAAGAACCAGCTCATCAGTGACCTGCAGCAG gagctgaaaaacaaagacGAGCAGTATGTCCAGGCCATTAAGCAGCAGTCGGATGATATCAACCTGCTTTTGGAAAGAATGGAGGAGCAGATCAGGACCATGCTGAAAACTTACCGACACAAACTCCTGCAGATTGAG AAAGCTTTTGAGCTCGAACGGCGAGAGCTGCTGGACAGCAACAAGAAGAAGTGGGAGGAAGCCATCCAGGCCCACAACACACAGGAG CTGGAATACATCCATACCCGCCTGAGGAAGGTGGAAGAGTTTGAGAAAcagctgaagcagctgctgctgcaggatgaggaggagTATAACAGCATGAAGATCCAGCTGGAGATTGAAGTGCAG AACCTGGAGAAGCAGCTCCAACAGATGAAAGCCGCCTACCAGCTGACCCAGGAGAAGCTGGACTTCAACCTCCAGGTGCTTAGAAAGCAGGACGAGGAGAACGCCATCATCAGAAGCCAGCAGAAGAGGAAGATCAACCG GCTCTACACCATCTTCAGTAACCTGCGAACAAAACTGGCCAAACAAGAGCAGCAGTTCCGAGAGGAGGGACAGAGCCTGACCACCCACTGCGAGCGCATCATGGCAAAGTGCAAGGTGGTGCAGAGGAAGATGAG GCACTTTGCTCTCAGCGACAGTGAGAAGTTCACAGAGGTCTGGCTCATGAATGAGGAAGAAGCCAAAGGGCTGATGCGCAAAGCCCTGGATGCAGATTTTGTCATTCACACCCAGCAACTGGGGCTGCACTGGGAAGAGCCTCATTACTGGTTCCTGAACAACGTCGGCCCCCTCGGGTGTTACAAAGCGAAGAGGAGGGCGACCGAGCTGGCTGCGCAGATCCTGACAG AGAGCAGCGCTGACagacaggaggaggaagagagagagaaggagatggAAAAAGTGGGcagtgaaggaggaggaaaagaaaacacaatgaaGGCTGAGGATAAAGTCGCACCTCTGCGAAATATCTGCAAGAAAACTGCCAAGAGGATCCTGGAGCTCGTGAGCGACGAGTCG GGTTTCCTGCTGGAGGGCAAGCAGCTGAGGCTCCTGCAAGCGCTGGGGAGGGACGACCGCATCCTCATGAAGCTCGACTCCATCTTTGGG gcccTCGGGATTGACAGTGAGGATGACCTGCACCAGCTGTTGGATTTTTTCCTGCAGTACAAAGCCCGGGAGGTGACTGTCAGGCAG agccagggcagcccgGGAGGAGATGTCACGGATCCAGCTGAGGACAGGGAGCACGGTGGATCCAGCCCCCAGAGGGACGAGCTCAAACCGCCTCAGAGCCCGCCGGCCTCCCTTCCATCTGCGTCCATCCGCACCGATGATGTCCTAAGGATCCTGAACGCATTTATGCGGGATTTTAACAAGCCGAG ggagaAGGACGAATCCCCGAAGGATGTGCTACCAGAACGGGACAGCTCCAGGGACGAGGAGTACTGGGCAGCGCTGGCACACGTTATCCCGCAGCCCGTGTTGAAGCTGTGGGATGCGCTGGCGGCCGCACTGGAGGAATATTA CAATGTCCTGACGTCCCGGGCCACCCTCCTGGCCGAAACATCcgtcctgcagcagcagaactcGGAGCTGTGCGTGCTGCTGGAGGAGTACGTCAGCTCCAGG GTGAACAGCGAGCTGCTCTGCCCCCCCACAAAGTGGATGGACTTGAGCTTGGCCTGTCCCAGGGAAGCGCAGCGAGCACCCAAGGCCAAGGCAGAGATGTTGTAG